The Candidatus Schekmanbacteria bacterium RIFCSPLOWO2_02_FULL_38_14 genomic sequence ATGATGATTTTTTTGATGAGGATGATAAGTTTCTGCACTTCAAGGATGCTCATGTCCATCTTTTCGGACATGCTCTTGTCTACTTGTCTGTAGCTACTGTTTTCTGCTTTTCAGGGGCAAAGGAGGTTTATAAGATTTTAACCGGGGTAATTATGCTTATCACCCTTCTTGTCCATACTTATGCTTTAATAAATTTAAAAATTCCCATTGAGATAGTGGCAATGGTGGTTTATACATTACTTTTAATATATATGATGCTTAGTTCTGTTATAGCAATGTACAGAAAAGAAGGTAAGGATTAAGAAAAAACTTAATCCTTCATTTTTAATACTTAAGAGGTTGTAGAAAATCTCCAATCAAGGTTAAATTGCATATAACAACTATTTGTAGAAACAGACCTTTAGGTCTGTTAATAACTGGTCTAAAGACCAGTTTCTACATTTTCCAACAGTCTATTAATACTTGAAAAAACAGATTATGCGTTTAGGCTTCTCAACACACTACTACGTTTACGAGTCTCTTGATACAGCCCATATTGATGAAATAAAATCACTCGGGTATAAGGAAGTTGAACTGTGGGGAATGGCACCAAATATTGACCTCAGGGACAAAGAAAGAATTGAGAGGGTTAAATATTGTTTGGAAAAAAATGGAATAAGAGCAGCCTCATTCCACGGACCTCTCTACCGAAGAATATCTGACTCTCCTGCAAGAGAATGGCTTTATCTGTCATCATCTGATGAACATAAGAGAGAAGAATCTGTTAGCAGGAATCTTGAAATAATCAGTTTGATGGCTGACTTTAATTCCTCAATACTTGTAATCCATTTTGACCTTGAAGAAGGGGCGATGATTTCCAGGGCATTTGATAATTTCAGAAAAAGCATTGATGTGATTCTCTGCAAAAACCCAAAAAAAGGAATAAGAATTGCAATTGAAAATACTAACGAACATACCACTTCAGGAAAGCTTATGGATTTTATCAGGGACTATCCGTCAAAAGATGTTGGAATCTGTCTTGATTTGGGGCATGCAAACATGTACGAAAACCCCTGTGACGCAATAAAAATCTGCGGTAAAAGACTGATTCACACCCATTTATCTGACAATGATGGAAAGGGAGATTTACATCTTATTCCTGGCAAAGGGAATATTGACTGGAAAAAAGTCACAAAGACTGCCTCTGAAATCGGATACAATGGACTTCTGATGTTAGAAATCAGGAAAGAAGCAAGCCTTGAATATCTTGAAGCAGAAAAAATAAAAGCAATCCTTGGTATCTAAGAAAGTCTTATGCGTGTCATTGCGCGTGAGTGCAATTGTCAAAACAATCTCTTCATAAGAAAATTTTGATACTCATATATTCTGCTTGTTTGCTGATAGGTGAAATGGTTACCTTGAATTTCTAACGGGGTTGACAACAAAAGGATATTGATTTATAATTAAACTTTCAATGTTAGAAATGTATAAACGTTCTGAAGAGCTTTGGGAATTCTCAGAGAATAAAGAGAATAGACTTTTATCACTTTTTCTATATATCAAGAATTTTTCTAAAGGGAAAATACTATGAAAATGCTGCTTACATCTATTTTTGGCCCATTTGGCGTTGATGATCAATATGGTGAAAAAGAAAATAAAATGGAGTTATTCCATAATCAGGTAACGCGGGAACAAGGTGTTTTTTCGTATCGCTTCAACCATGCCAGTCACGGTCTGTATTTTATCGCAGAAAACATAGACGTTCCAACTACGGTGCTGGATTTTCCGACGCTGAGGCGTTTCAAAAAGGAATTGAAAAAGGGGTATGATTATATAGGCATAAGTTTTATTGTGTCGAATTTTGAAAAAGCCAAGAAGATGGCGCAACTTGTCCGGGAAATCTCGCCTGATTCAAAAATTGTATTAGGGGGACACGGCGTTAATATACCAAATATTGAAAATATGATCGAGCATGATTTTATCTGCTACGGTGAAGGTCTTGGCTTTTTGAGGAATCTTTTTAACGAAGACCAGAACAAACCAATAAAACACCCCCTGTCATACAGCTCATTCAATCGTGAAGTCATGGGAGTGCCCTGGGCAGCAAATGGCGGTATTTTAATAACAGGAGTCGGATGTTCGAATAAATGCCGTTTTTGCTCTACGTCTCATTTTTTTGGTGAATACATTCCGTACTTAAAAACAGGAAAAGAAATTTTTGATGTTTGCTGCGAATATGAAGACAAACTCGGCATAACTGATTTTGGGGTTCTTGATGAAAACTTTCTGAAATCCAAGGATCGCGCGCTTGAGTTATTAGAAATAATGGAGAAGGAAGGACGATATTTTGCATTTGCTATTTTCAGTTCAGCAGAAACCTTGGCTGATATCGGAGATCTCGACATACTTGTGCGGCTGGGTATTAATTTCATCTGGATCGGGGTTGAATCAAAAAAGGAAATATATGAAAAAAACAAGGGAACAGACTTTCATAACCTTTTCAAAGAACTTAAGAGAAGAGGCATTTCGGTTATGGCTTCTGCCATCCTTTTTCTGGAAGACCATGACAAGGAAACAATTTGGGATGATATAAAATTTGTAACGTCCTTAAATCCTGATTATCTTCAGTTTATGCAGCTGGTACCAGTTCCGGGGACGACGCTTTATAAAAATTATAAAGAGAAAGAAAAACTCCTTCCTGATGTTCCGCTTCTTACTCAACACGGGCAGAAGAATATTTGCTTTCATCATGAGCACTTCACTCCTGATGAATCAAATGAATTTCTCAAGGAAGCTTTTATTTTTGACTACCAAAAGAACGGTCCGTCTTTAATCCGGGCAATACAGACATCACTACAGGGTTATGAATATTGCATTAATCATACGGATCCAAGAATAAAGCTAAGGGTTGGTAAATTTAAATCAATGCTGGAAATGATGAGGTGTTTTCTTTTTGGTTCGAGAATATTTTGTCAAAATGATGTAACAAAAAATATGCTTGCTGAAATTAGAAAAACTTATAACAAACTCCTGGGAAAAACTAGCATTAAGACATTTGCTTTATCGCTGATATTTACCCTGTTTTCTGTTAAAGAGTATTTAAGAATTACTTTTTTTACAGATGTGAGGCAACCAAAAACATTTTATAAGAAAATAGATAAAAGCATATTGAAATCTGCAGAACAGGAAACTGCACCTGACGGCAATTACGCTTCCCTCCAATGCGAAAGATGAACCCCGCTTCACAGCTTTACCCCTCACTGTAAAAGTGCGGGGTTTACACTCGTGGCTTCCTGTGGAGCGGGGTGAACTTAAACCTGACTCAACGCTTCGCTATCGCTCGTAATGTTGTTTAAGAGGATTTTTCCAGAAATTTCTCAAAGATAGTTCTGAAAAAGTCCATAGAAAGTCATTGCCTGCCTACCGCAGGCAGGCGATGAGCGATAGCGACGTGGCAATCTCATATCATTCAGTATAATCATCATCATATTTTTATTGACAACTTATGCAGTTTTAGATTTGCTTTCTTTTGTCTTATAAAGTTTCACTGCCAAAAAATATCTCTTTCTTCATGAGGTATTAAAATGAAAGCTGCGGGATTAAAAACAGGGTTTATTATATCTATTTTTTTTATAATCCTGCTCTGTCCTTTCAGGCTTTTTGCCTCAGGTCCACCTGTGAGCGGGCTTCAGGTAACATTCAGTTCAGGGGTTGACCCCTATGGTAATTCGAGAATAGATGTTGATATTAGCTGGAGTCCATGGGTTTTAATGATTCAGTGTAGCCCAAACAGCCCGCCAAAAAACGCGCTGATGGAATATGTTGTTACAATTGCTACTTCAAGAGAGGTAAAGAACTGTATAAGTGGTGGCGTATCAGGAGGCGGATTTTTAAAAACCAATGAAACTAGTTATCATACCTCAATTTCCCCCGATGCACTTTATTTTAGTGTATCAGTTTGTGCTATTCATATTTTGGAAAACTGTCAGGGCTCTACATGCTCTCCTTCTGCAGAATGGTCACATACTTTTTCATGTGATTACGTAGACCTTCCAAATATGCCCCATGATAACTGTACCACAAAGCTCGGGACTGCCGGAGAACCAGTAAATGTTTTTAATGGGCAGATGTATGTTACCCATACGGATTTCACTCTTCCAGGGAGAGGTCTTGACCTTAGTTTTACCCGCACTTATTCAAACAGGTTTCAAATACCTTCGCAAAGCACTCTGGTAGTATCAGGGAGTAAATCGCGCGGAGAGGCAAAATATATTGAAAGGACTAGGGTAGGGTGCCTTGTAGGTGGATATCCTTTTTCTCCTTTAACTTTGGATAATCTTAGCAATGGAATTCCTGTTGGATACGGATGGACACACAGCTTAAGCCAGCATCTTGATTTCCTCCTTGATGGCAAGATGATAAAATACTTTGATGAGAACGGAACAAGTCAGTATTTTAATCAATACAAGAATGGCTCCACTGATACTTTTTATTCTCCAGCACAAAGCTGGACAACTTCAACACTTGTCAAAAACCAGGATGACACATATACAATTTCAAAAGAGGATTTACATTATAGGTTTGATTCAAGTGGCAGGCTCATAGAAATATCTGATTCTTATTCAAACCAAATATTCTTGGTATATGATGGGTCAGGCAACTTAACGACAGCTATTGATACCCTTGGCAGACAGATTACCTTTCAGTATGATGCAAACAAAAGGCTTACAAGCATCGCCGGTCCTGACGGCACGCTTGCAAGTTATGAGTATTCCCCTTTGGGGCTTCTGACAAAAGCAATCTATTCTGATAATACGAATATAACTTACCAGTACGGCGATCCTTATGATAATATGAACCTTACAAAAATAATTGACCAGAACGGGCATAGCTATAACTACACTTATGATAATCTCGACAGAGTAACAGAGGTTACACGTGACAATTCAAATGAGAAAATAACCTTTTCCGACTATAATACCATAAAGCCTTATTACTACTTCTATCCTCCTGATGCACCTGTAATGTCAGCTCCAATTCAGACTACAACAGTAACCAACTCCCGCGGATATACAACAACCTATAGCTATATAACAAAAGGTAACGGATTTGAAGGCAATGGTCTTCCTTTAATGTATCAGATTTCAGGTGTTGGATGCTCAAGCTGTTCAGAAGGGAATCAGACAAATATCTGGGCTCCTGATGGAAATATGGTTAGCTCAACAGATGCAAGCGGAATGACCACAAAATACGAAAATTACGATTCAAGAGGCAATCCTGCAATCATTAAAAAAGCCTATGGAACCTCTGATGAACAGAATGAATCCTACACATACCACCCGGTGCTGAACAGACCCATTTCTGTTACAAGGCGAAGTGTCTTAAACTCAGGCTTTAATAAGGTAACCATCTTTGACTATGACAACGACTACGACAATATTCCAAATGAAAACCCTACATTCAGAATCTCAAGATTTGTTGAAAAGGGACTTGCAAAAAACGAAAATGGCGAAACAGAAGCCTATGAATATGTTACAACTTATAATTACAACTCACTCGGACAGTTGCTTTCAGTTGATGGTCCAAGAACAGATGTGTCCGATGTTACAACATTTACATATTACCCTGATGACCCATTCTATGGTTACAACCGTTCCCGGCTTTTTCAGATAATAGACCCTTCAGGAAATATTTACGCCTATTCAAACTACGATATCTACAGCAACCCCGGACAGGTTATTGATGCGAACAATGTTGCGACCAATTATACATATGATTCAAGAGGAAGATTAAAAACCATCCTTATAGAAACCAGCCTGACACAGATTTTTTATGATCCAAAAGGAAATGTTGATTATATAATTCTACCCGAAGGCAATATCGTTGACTATACCTATGATGTTGTTGACAGATTAACAGGAATTACAAAAATCTCTTCAGGCTCTGCTCCAATTGAATCAATCACCTATACATACGACACAGAGGGAAACAAAACCTCAGAAACCATCAGGGCAGGGGATATAAATGGCACAATAAAAAGCCATTCCGATTTTGAATATGACCAGT encodes the following:
- a CDS encoding radical SAM protein; translated protein: MKMLLTSIFGPFGVDDQYGEKENKMELFHNQVTREQGVFSYRFNHASHGLYFIAENIDVPTTVLDFPTLRRFKKELKKGYDYIGISFIVSNFEKAKKMAQLVREISPDSKIVLGGHGVNIPNIENMIEHDFICYGEGLGFLRNLFNEDQNKPIKHPLSYSSFNREVMGVPWAANGGILITGVGCSNKCRFCSTSHFFGEYIPYLKTGKEIFDVCCEYEDKLGITDFGVLDENFLKSKDRALELLEIMEKEGRYFAFAIFSSAETLADIGDLDILVRLGINFIWIGVESKKEIYEKNKGTDFHNLFKELKRRGISVMASAILFLEDHDKETIWDDIKFVTSLNPDYLQFMQLVPVPGTTLYKNYKEKEKLLPDVPLLTQHGQKNICFHHEHFTPDESNEFLKEAFIFDYQKNGPSLIRAIQTSLQGYEYCINHTDPRIKLRVGKFKSMLEMMRCFLFGSRIFCQNDVTKNMLAEIRKTYNKLLGKTSIKTFALSLIFTLFSVKEYLRITFFTDVRQPKTFYKKIDKSILKSAEQETAPDGNYASLQCER